From Aedes albopictus strain Foshan chromosome 1, AalbF5, whole genome shotgun sequence, one genomic window encodes:
- the LOC109422082 gene encoding rapamycin-insensitive companion of mTOR codes for MNMSSWMIRNRSQRQRSRPAPEDCYRLDLGKSVRENAQDIYVGLSARATNENKRLSLLNGLVKLIERWKKENALGSCPVLLVGSPQRRILQSRDEALGFVMAEWLYCISASLVHHFTQIRAGALRATRHLLMAASDVRVLNELQLGHLICRSLDVLLKNEEERVQALKLVRKQLMVAPELVCPAVVRCLVSLGESGAEDRSVRVDREDRMLRACLATLCEFGVLNPRLLIVCGGVSVITRNVLECHSPRIAESLCGVLLHLLEWPKTRQIAGVRLDCLGAPYCDFSYRLGIMDKNKDARDLRFTCSRLALLSVLRSWAGTIEFCNPSKPSGLKAIIDILYLNQLEVRKAVLDLLYELLGLPQPVWSDEYSVALSVVDPAEYQDSWRLNEGFVAAEGMAVLPSLASRVPNVSDIHLALLLYCFIENGLLNALVEVIISSDTFISVRATILLGKILHQMHLLLPAEICSSTPSSTLPSLISKATEGNHQAKAAIASLQQFQQMLQNRPASCSLFLDCIIQSGELINSRIFKRELSSLESVPLPATKYATLEGGSGFGLKRVRHDSVGSTGSSSGSGGAGARLGYIFTGRLGPESSVDEFGMPTAAGAKANNGAKRSSLKRARFMQFFDNINENERLIKDSNVLGNKDANMWDWDIVITIFRSDSLGSKLDDQTCTRFIRRIIDYFKPSNNRFSHQDLTRYNRQLPPYVTAGLELLDWLQQSQELECIRMLTDLFTDISRQLMSIHTKKSAHECLFSPQHMTSTMCQQYFLFIGRMCRTEKGLSVLTNTDIFKELTTIVTKTNHICYVKLIVSGLDYSLDGEPRKILMRALLKHPSAKARLYAAQFMRVLLRARLPNFEVWGMPLLLKLVDECQAKCVQLAALEILEEACYERTYLEELVNVWPNLERVSDHGKLVMMKFYSIPRGLNHPAAKIKEEIETWVNGYNKRYVLLIEADVHAHLTQHTKTEDGTYSRRHCAQRVGVTAPNMLPHLYGQLVQTTKGMFSLQTHGELPALIDTLLLAKSTDEKDVMTLKAAMWALAHFCTSNDGVIYLNDTSANVFEQFVQLVKYAEVYSVRATALNCLCLIATTQMGADILQKLDWISVRHDRSTYWPVYEPDEWFPKQFNTPVRHNYEFPPYNYTALLETNESLLPNDTDDHLIVSRMESTSVGEDQSDCAVATTSRSKTLPESVLGPNRTPSSQKHKRSLSESKTTDGISLMTATAPPPSSQLPPSFPTHPRTRYNSGTDSNTSGVSSYESIFGGRFHADMMQQGQLSPIPSSSNLIDLKKLSSEEKFRRVSLTGLPLRETNPMTPQDLYGYHTLRILRRRCRPMLSESATDELAEMMDDVMASMSSSSTISTKSRFRLRGSKSLSEQQRKLKVRSLDRHSSFNAMMRYDEFLESLRLKHQMLKLQLDTRGPCYSGICLPRNILDLFPQEESSGTYVSNFTLNELDANSSSAGLDSRNPNVTASSSIPVVDRESADSVKLLRANSVDSSGPGHVREDCLQCCRRRIDPSSGISSSSRSEFFNSSESSFSDEVDRTRASILRHVQRMANPVWSKQSRTQLLELKQKHPSAFQDICLYSEVCQQLGRNTYRLGSRRFLQELFLDLDFASFYREPGEISTSARTEREAAPLNGELAAFSESKELQMLGLEKGFGWTVNTFRPVMPVGGAGNVNNGVSDGSTGVTGPASSKSHHLAARPRALDSVLETSVENIAELSGAELKLWMEHRMEKKYGSGSKVERSSDDVIQYRDPGKAKHSNATRPRFHTMALDLSCTKNKFPIRRDRSGSSSTATTTTSATVLSPTEAGGRPYSFGGGSHSAVTSPTSLLPQGALFCEQWAQTRFGNHFEIDGVKK; via the exons GTCGCCCGGCTCCGGAGGATTGCTACCGGCTGGATCTGGGCAAATCGGTTCGCGAGAACGCCCAGGACATTTACGTGGGCCTCAGCGCTCGCGccacaaatgaaaacaaacggcTCAGCCTGTTGAACGGGCTGGTCAAACTGATCGAACGATGGAAGAAGGAAAATGCCCTCGGCAGCTGTCCGGTGCTGCTCGTCGGAAGTCCCCAGCGGCGCATCCTGCAGTCACGGGACGAAGCCCTTGGGTTTGTCATGGCCGAGTGGCTGTACTGTATCAGTGCATCGCTGGTGCACCACTTTACGCAGATCCGCGCGGGGGCGCTACGGGCCACGCGGCACCTGTTGATGGCCGCGAGTGACGTCCGGGTGCTGAACGAACTTCAGTTGGGTCACCTGATCTGCCGCAGTTTGGACGTGCTGTTGAAGAACGAAGAGGAACGGGTGCAGGCGCTGAAGCTGGTCCGGAAGCAGCTGATGGTTGCTCCGGAACTGGTGTGCCCTGCCGTGGTGAGGTGTTTGGTATCGCTGGGAGAAAGTGGAGCCGAGGATCGCTCGGTTCGGGTCGATAGGGAAGATCGCATGCTGAGGGCCTGCCTGGCGACGTTGTGCGAGTTTGGGGTGTTGAATCCGAGGCTTCTGATAGTGTGCGGTGGGGTCAGTGTGATCACCCGAAATGTGCTGGAGTGTCACAGCCCGCGGATAGCGGAAAGTCTCTGCGGAGTGTTGCTGCATCTGCTGGAATGGCCAAAAACTCGGCAAATCGCCGGAGTCCGGTTGGACTGTTTGGGGGCGCCGTATTGTGATTTCTCGTATCGATTAG GTATTATGGATAAGAACAAAGATGCCCGCGACTTGCGGTTTACATGCAGCAGGCTGGCCCTGCTATCCGTGCTGCGGAGCTGGGCCGGAACCATCGAGTTCTGCAACCCGTCGAAGCCATCCGGGCTGAAAGCAATCATCGATATACTCTACCTGAACCAGCTGGAGGTGCGCAAAGCCGTGCTAGATCTGCTGTACGAACTACTCGGTCTGCCGCAGCCCGTCTGGTCCGACGAGTACTCGGTGGCCCTGTCGGTGGTCGATCCGGCCGAGTATCAGGACTCGTGGCGTCTGAACGAGGGCTTTGTGGCTGCCGAAGGAATGGCCGTGCTTCCGTCGCTGGCCAGCCGTGTGCCAAACGTTTCCGACATACACCTCGCATTGTTGCTCTATTGCTTCATCGAAAACGGTCTGCTGAATGCCCTGGTCGAGGTGATCATCTCGAGCGATACGTTCATCTCGGTCCGGGCCACCATACTCCTCGGGAAAATCCTACACCAAATGCATCTGCTACTGCCGGCGGAAATCTGCAGCTCCACACCTTCCTCGACGTTGCCATCGCTCATCTCGAAGGCAACCGAGGGTAACCACCAGGCCAAGGCGGCCATCGCATCCCTTCAGCAGTTCCAGCAAATGCTGCAAAACCGACCGGCTTCCTGCTCGCTGTTCCTCGACTGTATAATTCAGAGCGGAGAGCTGATCAACTCCAGGATTTTCAAACGGGAACTGAGCTCGCTG GAATCGGTTCCCCTACCTGCTACCAAATATGCTACCTTGGAGGGCGGTTCCGGCTTCGGGTTGAAACGCGTTCGCCACGATTCGGTGGGATCCACCGGCAGTTCCAGTGGCAGCGGAGGCGCTGGCGCTCGTCTGGGTTACATCTTTACCGGTCGACTTGGACCCGAATCTTCCGTGGACGAGTTCGGCATGCCCACGGCAGCGGGTGCGAAGGCCAATAACGGTGCGAAACGGTCCAGCTTGAAGCGGGCCCGTTTCATGCAGTTTTTCGACAACATCAACGAGAACGAGCGGCTCATCAAGGACTCGAACGTGCTCGGTAACAAGGACGCCAACATGTGGGACTGGGACATTGTCATCACGATCTTCCGGTCGGACAGCTTGGGCAGCAAGCTGGACGATCAGACGTGTACGCGGTTCATCCGGAGAATAATCGACTACTTCAAACCGAGCAACAATCGGTTCTCGCACCAGGATCTGACTAGGTATAATCGGCAGCTGCCACCGTACGTTACGGCGGGGTTGGAACTGCTCGACTGGCTGCAGCAAAGTCAGGAG TTGGAATGCATCCGGATGTTGACCGATCTGTTTACGGACATCAGCCGCCAGTTGATGTCCATCCACACGAAGAAATCGGCCCACGAGTGTCTGTTCAGCCCGCAGCATATGACGAGCACCATGTGCCAGCAGTACTTCCTGTTCATCGGTCGGATGTGCCGGACAGAGAAGGGTCTCAGCGTGCTGACCAATACGGATATTTTCAAAGA ATTGACCACCATCGTCACCAAGACGAACCACATCTGTTACGTGAAACTGATCGTTTCCGGGCTGGATTACAGTCTGGACGGTGAGCCGCGCAAGATCCTGATGCGAGCACTGCTCAAACATCCCTCGGCCAAAGCCCGGCTGTACGCGGCCCAGTTTATGCGGGTGCTCCTCCGCGCCCGGTTGCCCAATTTTGAAGTTTGGGGAATGCCACTACTTCTAAAGCTGGTCGACGAATGTCAGGCCAAGTGCGTACAGTTGGCTGCGCTGGAAATCCTCGAGGAGGCTTGCTACGAGCGGACCTACCTGGAGGAGCTGGTCAACGTTTGGCCCAACCTGGAGCGGGTCAGCGATCACGGAAAGCTAGTCATGATGAAGTTCTATTCGATACCGAGAGGCTTGAACCATCCGGCGGCGAAAATCAAAGAGGAGATCGAGACTTGGGTCAACGGGTACAACAAGAG ATACGTCCTGCTGATCGAAGCCGATGTCCACGCTCACCTGACGCAACATACCAAAACCGAGGACGGAACGTACAGCCGAAGGCATTGCGCCCAGCGGGTAGGCGTTACCGCACCCAACATGTTACCACACTTGTACGGTCAGTTAGTACAAACCACCAAGGGCATGTTCAGTCTTCAAACGCACGGCGAACTTCCGGCACTAATCGATACCCTGCTGCTTGCCAAGAGTACCGACGAGAAGGACGTCATGACGCTGAAGGCGGCCATGTGGGCTCTAGCTCACTTCTGCACCAGCAACGATGGAGTCATCTATCTGAACGATACCTCGGCGAACGTCTTCGAACAGTTCGTCCAGCTCGTCAAATACGCCGAAGTGTACTCGGTGCGGGCGACTGCCCTCAACTGTTTGTGCCTGATCGCAACCACCCAAATGGGTGCCGACATCCTACAGAAGCTGGATTGGATTTCGGTTCGGCACGATCGGAGTACCTACTGGCCCGTGTACGAACCGGATGAGTGGTTCCCCAAGCAGTTCAACACCCCGGTTCGTCACAACTACGAATTCCCACCCTACAACTACACCGCTCTGCTGGAGACTAACGAATCCCTTCTCCCGAACGATACCGACGATCACCTGATCGTATCACGCATGGAAAGTACCTCGGTCGGCGAGGATCAGAGCGATTGCGCCGTGGCCACCACCTCGCGGTCCAAAACCCTTCCGGAAAGTGTCCTCGGACCGAACCGAACGCCCTCATCCCAAAAACACAAACGCTCCCTCTCGGAGTCCAAAACTACGGACGGCATCAGCTTGATGACTGCTACAGCTCCTCCTCCATCCAGTCAACTGCCTCCCAGCTTCCCAACCCATCCCAGAACACGGTACAACTCCGGCACGGACTCCAACACGTCCGGCGTCAGCAGCTACGAGTCGATCTTTGGCGGTCGGTTCCACGCGGACATGATGCAGCAGGGCCAGCTGTCGCCCATCCCCAGCAGTTCCAATCTGATCGATCTGAAAAAGCTATCCTCGGAGGAGAAGTTCCGAAGGGTCTCGCTGACCGGGTTGCCCTTGAGGGAAACCAACCCGATGACGCCACAGGACCTGTACGGTTACCATACGCTGCGGATACTGCGGCGACGTTGTCGTCCGATGCTGTCGGAATCGGCGACGGACGAACTGGCCGAAATGATGGACGATGTGATGGCCAgtatgtcgtcgtcgtcgaccaTTTCGACCAAGTCGCGGTTTCGGTTGCGAGGTTCGAAGTCGCTGAGCGAGCAGCAGCGAAAACTGAAAGTTCGCAGCCTGGATCGGCACAGCAGTTTCAATGCGATGATGAG GtacgacgaattcctggaaagtcTACGGCTCAAGCATCAGATGCTGAAACTGCAGCTGGATACCCGCGGACCATGTTACTCAG GAATCTGCCTCCCCCGAAACATCCTGGACCTGTTCCCGCAGGAGGAATCCTCCGGAACGTACGTATCGAACTTCACGCTGAACGAACTCGACGCAAACAGCTCCTCCGCCGGACTGGACTCCCGAAACCCGAACGTAACGGCCAGCAGCAGTATACCGGTCGTGGACCGAGAATCAGCCGATTCGGTCAAGCTGCTACGGGCGAACTCCGTTGACAGCTCCGGCCCAGGGCACGTCCGGGAGGATTGTCTGCAGTGTTGCCGCCGGAGGATTGACCCATCGTCCGGCATCAGTTCCAGCAGCCGGAGCGAGTTCTTCAACTCGTCGGAGAGCTCGTTTAGCGACGAGGTCGATCGTACCAGGGCCAGCATCCTGCGGCACGTCCAACGGATGGCCAACCCCGTGTGGAGCAAGCAGAGTCGAACCCAGCTGCTGGAGCTGAAGCAGAAGCATCCCAGCGCGTTCCAGGACATCTGCCTGTACTCGGAAGTGTGCCAACAGCTCGGTCGAAACACCTATCGGCTCGGATCGCGGCGCTTTCTGCAGGAACTGTTCCTGGATTTGGACTTTGCGAGTTTCTACCGGGAACCCGGGGAGATTTCCACGTCGGCCAGGACGGAGCGCGAAGCAGCACCGTTGAACGGTGAACTGGCGGCTTTTTCCGAATCGAAGGAGCTGCAAATGCTGGGATTGGAGAAAGGTTTCGGTTGGACCGTGAATACTTTCCGGCCGGTTATGCCAGTAGGGGGTGCGGGTAATGTAAATAACGGTGTCAGTGATGGTAGCACGGGAGTTACGGGACCAGCTTCCAGTAAGTCTCACCATTTGGCGGCGCGGCCGCGCGCCTTAGACAGTGTGCTGGAAACCAGCGTCGAAAACATCGCCGAGCTGAGTGGCGCGGAGTTGAAACTCTGGATGGAACACAGAATGGAAAAG AAATACGGTTCGGGTAGTAAGGTCGAGCGGTCCAGCGACGACGTCATCCAGTATCGGGACCCCGGAAAGGCCAAACATTCGAACGCCACCCGGCCGCGCTTCCACACGATGGCGCTGGATCTGAGCTGTACCAAAAACAAGTTCCCCATCCGGAGGGATCGAAGCGGATCGTcctcgacggcgacgacgacgacgtcggcgACGGTCCTTTCGCCTACGGAGGCGGGCGGCCGTCCGTATTCGTTCGGCGGCGGAAGCCACAGCGCGGTGACGAGTCCGACCAGCCTACTGCCGCAGGGAGCGCTGTTCTGCGAACAGTGGGCGCAGACGCGGTTTGGCAATCATTTCGAAATCGATGGCGTCAAGAAGTAG